The stretch of DNA AAGCTTCTTGTAAGCTGGCATCCACTTGGTTGGCAGCTGAGGAAATTAAACTGGGATTAATCGATTCGGGAACGGTCCCTTTCACTTCCACAAACTCAGAAGCGTTAATGGTCAGGCTACCACTCTCGCCAGTGGCGAGAGCAGAGGCATCGACTCGCCCGCCATCGAGAATCGTGAGTTGTGACGTATCCACCGTTAAGTTGCCTGCTTGACCGCTACTAAAGCTAGTCACAGCCAAACCGCTAGGAATGAGCCGGTTGGGTTCCACGCCAACGATATCAATGGATTCAGTAGCGGTGACATCCAGATTGCCGCCACTACCCGCGCCCAAACTGGAAGCGGCAATAATTCCGCCTCCCGTCGCTGTTAAACGCTGGGTTGACACACTTGTATTGCCGGAATCTCCGGTGCCCAAAGTGGCTGAGGCAATGGAGCTCACTGCTCGTGGTGTGAGGGGACTCGCGCCTAGCATTTGTATCGATTCCGACGCCGTGACATCAATATCACCTCCTGAGCCTAGACCAAAGGTGGTCGCGACAATGCTTGCTCCGCCATCCACAACTAACTGCCCGGTAATAATGTCAATATCTCCCCCTTGACCCGCACTCAGGGGATCAGTTTGATTATTCACGCTCGTGCGAAATGTCCCGTCCGCATTCGTCCCGCTCACGGTGATTGAGTCTGACGCATTTAAAGTAATGTTTCCGGCAGTGGTAAAGCCTTGATTTTGAATCAATACCAGTGACCCCTCTGCAATGGAGAGGTTTTTTCCCTGCAGCTGAATCGCTCCTGCTGTGGATCCAATACTAGCACTACTGGCATCGACTAAAGCGCGCGATCGCAGCTGTAGATTGCCAAAGGCAGAGACACTGTCATAATTAAATGACCACCCTTTTGGCAACGACTCAAGGTTAACCAACCCTTCGGCAACACTTCCCAGCTCAATCCTTCCGCCTTCTGCAGTGAACATTCCGCCCTCTGCAGTGAGCACTCCGCCTTCAAGGTTAATGCCATTACCCACTAGCGCTAAGGTATTGCCAGCATTCACAGACAGACCCCTGGGATTATTCTCTCTAATAATTGGGGCAAAGACCGGATCGGCTACTGTGAAATTATGCCCCTGCCCTTCCACGCGAATCGCCCCTCCATCTGGTCCCATTTGCAAGCCGACCGGGACGGCAATTGTTAGTAAAGGATTTTGCGGGTTGGTGGCACTAAATTCTGTGCCATCGCTAAATTTAACGCTATTTGCTGTACTGCCTAAAAAAGAACCGCCAATATCGAGTTGAGCATTGGGACCAAAAGAAATCCCCTCGGGATTGATTAGAATTAAGTTTGCTCCACCGTTTGCTTGAATCAAACCATCAATACTGGAAATAGACCCCCCTGTTACTCGGCTGATGATGTTAGTAATGTTGCCTCCGTTTTTAAAGAAGGCTGTGTTGCCGGTCGGGAGAGAAAACTCTTGGAAACTATGAAAAAGATTGCCCCCGGCTTGGCTTCCTTCTGTGATCTCAAAAACATTACCGGACTGGGTCACTTCAGTAGAAACAGTACCATCAGCTCTGATTTGCGCTTGGGCAGCGTTAATAGTAGCTAAGCTGCTCAGATAAACAACACCAGCGATTAAAACTGGGCGGGCAAACGGTTTCATCTATAAATCTCCTCATGCAATCTGTCAATGAGCGACCCAAAACTCTAACTATTAAAGATTGACGACCGCCCCTTCCATAAAATATCAGAAATTTTGAAGCCAAAGATATATTAACTCTATTTAAGTTTATACTTAGTTAACTATTTATGTGTTATCATAACTTTTGCTGCTGCTGACAGCCTGCTGGCAGTTCCTTCATCAAGATTCTTAACTCTGATTGAGATGAAAGGAGAGATGAAATTAAAGAGAGGGGCAAACTTATGAACACAAAGCAAGTCGGCAAAATTTTCTTGGGAGTGACGCCATTTTTGGCATTAGGAGCGCTAGGAATCTTGGCAAAACCGAGTACAGCGAATACCATCAATATCACCTGTGAGGTGAACGATAGCGTTCCAACTGTCATGGCTACTTTGCCAGAACAAAATTCGTCAGAAAATATACCAGTCTTGAACTTTGTCCCTAAATATTTTTCCCCTTCAGAAGCGCTCAAGAACTGTCAGGAGACAGCAAGTCGCTTACAGTCTCTGTATGAAGAAGGTAATGCCCATTACTTGACAGGCGATCAGTTTAATGGCCAACCGGCTGTATGCACCGTTGGACGGAGAGGAATTGGTTGCGACCACTATAGTGCTCATGTCTTATTTCCCCTCAACAAGGGAGAGAGCTCTGGGCAAGCCTTATATGAAATGCTGGGTAGCGATTTTAAGCAATCTTCCCCTCTTGATTCAAGAACGCTCGGTCGAATTTATACTGATATTCAACCTTCTTCCTCTTGGTGGAATCAGTTATTCTAGTAAACTCACGATAATTCCTTCATTGAATTGATCGCTGTGGTGTAATCTGAGATAGTTGTTGTTCAAGTTAAGTCATCAACGATCTTTGCCATCTTGTCTGAATTAATTTCACAGTCATGTTTCAGGGAACGGTGGTTCAGTAAAGGTTTCCGTTTACACTGATAATAGAGCTTTAATTGAGCTAGAGCATGGGGTCTTAACCAAAAGAGAATCCCTACTGAACTCAGTGCTTTGCTTTGAACGACAACCGTGAGTCCATTACCGTCTGCTTCCTATTCTCGTCTTTATCTGCAACTGCAAGGGGTCGTCCAAGGGGTCGGCTTCCGTCCTTTTGTCTATCGTCTTGCGACAGAGTTAGCCCTTTGCGGTTGGGTCAACAATACGGTGAGTGGGGTGTTCATTGAAGTGGAAGGCAACGGTGAGACGCTTAAAACCTTCCAAGAACGACTTTTAACCGACAAACCCTCCATTGCGCGCGTGGATGAGGTGAAGGCAACATGGCTGGATCCAATTGGGTACCAAGAATTTGAAATTCGAGCGTCTCCCAGCACTGAGCGTGATCCGAAATCAGCAGGGGTGTTACCAGATTTAGCCACTTGTTCGGATTGTCTGGCAGAAATTTTTGATCCCAATCATCGTCGCTATCGCTATCCCTTTACGAACTGTACCCACTGCGGTCCCCGTTATACGATTATCCAGGGGTTACCTTATGATCGCGCTACGACCACGATGCGACACTTCCAGATGTGTCCCGCCTGTCAAGCAGAATATGAAAATCCGCGCGATCGCCGCTTTCATGCCCAACCCAATGCTTGTCCCAATTGTGGTCCCCAGTTAACGTTTTGGGGACAAGAAAAAGTCGAGGGGGATGAAGCTTTAATTGCCACAGCAGAGGCATTACGACAAGGAAAGATTGTCGCGGTTAAAGGATTGGGTGGATTTCACCTGATGGTGGATGCCAGGAATGAGTCAGCGGTGTCTCAACTGCGACAACGGAAACAGCGTCCGACGAAACCCTTGGCAGTAATGTATCCCTCTCTGGAAAGCGTGAAAGACGATTGTCAGGTTTCAGACACCGAAGCTGAGATTTTACAATCTCCAGCAGCACCGATTGTCCTCCTCACCCAAAAACCAACCACTAGGTCGATTGTGCCTTCTGTTGCCCCGAATAATCCGAATTTAGGGGTGATGCTTCCTTATACGCCCCTCCATCACCTCTTACTAACAGAATTGCAGTTTCCGGTTGTGGCAACCAGTGGCAATCTTGCGAACGAACCGATTTGTACGGAGGAAACAGAAGCCAGAGAACGCTTAAAGGGCATTGCCGACTGCTTTTTAGTTCACAATCGCCCGATCGCGCGTCCAGTTGATGATTCTGTCGTTCGCATCATTTTAGATCAGCTAACTCTCTTACGACGGGCGCGGGGATATGCCCCCTTTTCTACTCGTTTAGCACTCCCCCATCGACAACCTTCATCCCCGATTCTGGCAGTGGGCGGACATCTCAAAAATACCATTGCCCTGTATCAAAACCAACAAGTGGTTCTCTCCCAACATATTGGGGATTTAGAGACAGCGCGATCGCGCCAAGCCTTCTCCGAAACTATGCAGAGTCTCGCGGATCTCTATGACTTTCAACCCAGCCAGATTACTTGTGATCGTCACCCAGATTATTACTCTAGTCAATATGCCCAACAACTCGCGACCGAGAAAGACCTTCCCCTAATGCCAGTACAGCATCATCTCGCCCATATTCTTGCTGGCATGGCCGAACATCGCCTTACACCGCCGGTTTTGGGGATTGCTTGGGATGGTACCGGATATGGCTTAGATCGCTCAATTTGGGGGGGAGAATTTATTTTAGTCACGCCAGAAACTTGGCAACGGGTTGCCCACTGGCGGACATTTCGTTTACCCGGTGGCGAAAAAGCGATTAAGGAACCGCGCCGATCAGCATTAGGACTACTGTATGAAATATAT from Cyanobacteria bacterium GSL.Bin1 encodes:
- the hypF gene encoding carbamoyltransferase HypF, whose product is MSPLPSASYSRLYLQLQGVVQGVGFRPFVYRLATELALCGWVNNTVSGVFIEVEGNGETLKTFQERLLTDKPSIARVDEVKATWLDPIGYQEFEIRASPSTERDPKSAGVLPDLATCSDCLAEIFDPNHRRYRYPFTNCTHCGPRYTIIQGLPYDRATTTMRHFQMCPACQAEYENPRDRRFHAQPNACPNCGPQLTFWGQEKVEGDEALIATAEALRQGKIVAVKGLGGFHLMVDARNESAVSQLRQRKQRPTKPLAVMYPSLESVKDDCQVSDTEAEILQSPAAPIVLLTQKPTTRSIVPSVAPNNPNLGVMLPYTPLHHLLLTELQFPVVATSGNLANEPICTEETEARERLKGIADCFLVHNRPIARPVDDSVVRIILDQLTLLRRARGYAPFSTRLALPHRQPSSPILAVGGHLKNTIALYQNQQVVLSQHIGDLETARSRQAFSETMQSLADLYDFQPSQITCDRHPDYYSSQYAQQLATEKDLPLMPVQHHLAHILAGMAEHRLTPPVLGIAWDGTGYGLDRSIWGGEFILVTPETWQRVAHWRTFRLPGGEKAIKEPRRSALGLLYEIYGEAAVTGFDFSPQELTILRSMLKQGLNTPRTSSVGRLFDAIAALVGLSPTVSFEGEAAMALEFAINGNLTEQTYPFQLIPGRGKQPDCLDWEPLVRAILKDVQAKRPLSLIAAQFHNTLIAAISAIAHRINTPTIVLTGGCFQNQYLLEKAVQTTRVENLQPYWCQTLPPNDGGIAFGQVVATLLKLSNKF